The Dioscorea cayenensis subsp. rotundata cultivar TDr96_F1 chromosome 7, TDr96_F1_v2_PseudoChromosome.rev07_lg8_w22 25.fasta, whole genome shotgun sequence genome includes a region encoding these proteins:
- the LOC120265446 gene encoding E3 ubiquitin-protein ligase MIEL1-like, with translation MDSSQTGLDYDKMSYGCKHYRRLCMIRAPCCNEIFHCRHCHNESTSDGHELRRQDVQRVICLMCDTEQPVAQVCTNCEVYMGEYFCGICKFYDDDVEKRKQYHCDDCGICRLGGRENFFHCKKCDACYSVELRDKHLCVENSLRHHCPICYEYLFDSLREITILKCGHNMHLECFLEMKYKKYNMCPTCKSVIDMLKM, from the exons ATGGATTCCTCTCAAACTGGCCTCGATTATGACAAGATGAGCTATGG GTGTAAGCATTATAGGCGGTTGTGCATGATCCGAGCGCCGTGTTGCAACGAGATCTTTCATTGCCGTCATTGCCACAATGAATCCacg tCGGATGGGCATGAACTTCGCCGCCAGGATGTCCAGAGG GTTATTTGTCTGATGTGTGACACAGAACAACCT GTTGCACAAGTATGCACAAACTGTGAGGTTTACATGGGGGAGTACTTCTGTGGAATATGCAAATtctatgatgatgat gtggagaaaagaaagcaataTCATTGTGATGACTGTGGTATCTGCAG GCTTGGTGGCAGAGAGAATTTCTTCCACTGCAAGAAGTGTG ATGCCTGTTATTCAGTGGAGCTTCGTGATAAGCATTTGTGCGTCGAGAACTCATTGCGGCACCACTGCCCCATTTGCTATGAG TATCTGTTTGACTCATTGAGAGAGATTACCATTTTGAAGTGTGGGCACAACATGCATTTAGAGTGTTTTCTGGAGATGAAGTATAAAAA ATATAATATGTGTCCAACATGCAAGTCAGTGATTGACATGTTGAAAATGTGA